The genome window tataattattctatATGCAATTTTAATGTTTGAATGACGTCATCCTTACCTCTTCAACTTCCATGATTCAAGGGAAGACGCACAAGTGAAGTTCCCGAGGATCTCGGGAAAGTCGAGCTTACCTGAGAGCTACTACGAGGTTGAAAGCAGTCTAAAGAGCAAAAAGTGGAATCAGGAAAGATTGGTAGATGAAATCCGTCGAGAGCAATCATTTTTGGACCAGGCCAAGTtcaattttgaaatcaagaaGAAAGAGTTTGTCCGCTTCTTAGCACAGAGTTCACAGTATGCTCCTGCCCAGTATGCTCCCGCTCAGGTATTTTCTTGATTAAATTTGGATTTACCAATCATTTATGGGATAATAGATTCTTTAAAAACACATTACAATAATCATaagcattttaaaaaaaaattgaaaattatatcaCGGATTGATTTCCTTGCAcattttcacatatttacagCTTCGTACATTAGCTACCAGTTAtgttatcatttttatattttttatttacaattttacaTATAGCTTGTGTACCTAATCTTTGATAGATAGTTATCAAATCCGTGAGCAGATCTACATGTGCTTTCCCAAATTAATATGCTGCAAAAAGCTTTTGCAggtttagataatttttttaaaatgcctCGAAAAACATTTTCAGGTTAAGATAGTtctctctatatatacatatatgcttTCCTCTCACCCCAACCAATTCTTTTGTGGTTCGCCATGGGGAATTCCAAAACAAGTAATCTTAGTTGTCCGAATTTTAAGGCCCTAGTTCAGGGTTTACACATGAATCTCTGTGGCCTAGGAAGCTGGAATACCTATTCAACTTCTAAGCAGTTCTTCTGTTTATAATGTGCAGCAGCAGAGTCCAGCTGGTCGAGAGAGATTTGCCCCTAGATGAAACAGTTCCAGCTGGTTGAGAGACTTCCATCCAGATGAAACAATCCGTCTAATCACTATCATGTCATCATCTATGATTATTGTCTGTAGATGAAGGTCCTCGACTTGTCTTAGTGTAGCGAAAAAGCCCATAATTTTCAAGTGTTAGTTGAGTTTTATAAATAGATGGTTTTCTTAGTTTGCATCCCTCTCTGTTGAGTGTGAATGTTATAGTTTCTGATAACAAACATAGATCACCTACTTTTATATCTTAACTGTAGCCGTCTCCTGATCCTAGAAAAGGCTTAATCGAAATCTGAAGTACCCAGTGATTTGCGACATAATACCGTAGCAtgccaaaataaaaataaaaacaaaatctgtAGTAGGCAATAACTGTTTTCTATAATAGGAAGCGTTCCATTTGAAGATTAAAATACTTTTGCGGGgttctaaatcaatatcaaTGTCTTTATAAATTTCCAAGTTAAAGAATGTCAGAGtgattttacttttattttttgaaaattgcaGTGTAAATAGTTAAGAATGTCAGAGtgattttacttttattttttgaaaattgcaGTGTAAATAGTTAATTTGCATGTTAACTCGGACTCTGGAATGCCAAGTACAATTATTATTAAGGTCTGGTGACCAAAATATGGACCAAAATAAGtactgctttttttttttttttttttgtcataagactttcacgttattgaattgtatcgaaatacaatatcGAAGGAATCGGAGAGCTTTTTCATACATGAAAAACTTTCATCTAACCAAAGGACATGTCGAAAAGCCTcacaaaattagataaaattttgatgtttgaAAAAAAACACTCGAAAGAAAAGCAACCGCGCAGCTaagaagaaaggaaaactttcattcaaaaaaagtCTACCGACTAAACAAAGGTCATGCAGAGATGGCCCCGGAAATTTAACCGATAAAACTTTAGTGACTGAAAAGAAAACCCAGATGAAAGACAAAAGTCCGCAGAAAGGAAGAAACTAAAgcgagagagaaaaaaaaaaggaggaaagaaaaaaagaaaaaaagaatcaAGCACGCAAGATTATGCTAGGCACCGAAACAAAGTCATCAAAAATGACATAATCATTAATAAACGACAAACCAAATCGCAAAACACGATCAAAAAGCCATCAACTATGGCACTCCCTCGAAAGGGGCACACTCATGAAAATCAAAAAAACAACAAGTCTTATAAATCTAGTTATAAAATgaatcataaaaatcaaaaactaaataCATAACCAATTACAAATAACATAtaagacaaatatatttaaaaccaCTAAAACAAAAGATTTCGAACTCATACCATTGCCTTGGAGTCAATTCACACGATTCTTACTTtatcgaatataaatatatgtaatcacTGTTATGGCTAAGCTTGAATAGCAATCGCTTAACCTGTTGTTGATTTATCTCAATTGATttatcaccaaatcaaaattttgaaaatcgaGTAGATCTAAAATATTGGAACGGATCCGGTAGGGAGTATTATTGAGAAAACgagaacaaatcaagagaaataaACTGATTCGGAGCTTTTTATTGGTGAAAATCGATAAAATCTCCGAGGACGACCGGAAAAAGAAAGATAGGAatagtatatttgaaaataagcactactactaattgcaccacaaatcataattttttgggggctgtggtgggcttgtgtaTTATCCAAGTTGTTGTGAATAATCCAATATATTTCGGGTTATTTTCGGATTCAGAATTCAGGACTTAACTCGATTTTCGAAAAACACTCAAGATTTGACCCGGATCAGCACACTGCCACTCTTGGCGAAGAAGCGGTAGGGCGGCGAGCTGAAGCTAAAGTCGCTCCAGTTGTTGAAGGAGATCAAACTCCAGGAAAAGGTCCTCCGCGAGGCGTCGGAGGCTGAAGCGATAGCCACACAGGTTAAATCGGAAGCTTCAAAGGGAAAGAGGCATCGAGGGACCAAGACGAGTCCTCGGGCTCCAAGTCACACTCTCGAAGGATAGAAGACTAGACATGCCACACCATCAAATTCTGAGAGGAAGGGTCTCATGTAAGGGATCGCCAACGGCGGATGGAGAAGGTGATGTTCGGGGAAAAGAAATTTACTCATGAGGCGGTCGTAGTCGAGGAGATTGAGTAGTACCAACTACCCTCGGGAGGCAGTTTTCGAAGATGGACGAGTTCAACGGGAAGGGCAATCTGATTGATCAGGGTTACAAATACGAATCTCTCATGACAAGTATGGGTCATTGTGACATAATATTGTGTAAGATGTTTAAGACTTACTTGAAAGGATCATCACCTATGTGGTACCGATCATTGAGGCCCGATCAATCAGCTCGTACAAGCAGTTAAAAGAGGATATTTTTAAGGCATTATTCTCATCTGTGCCGAAGGGAAAAGGACACCAAAGGTCTGATCCACTTCAGGCAGAGACGAAATTAGGAGTTGatgtaagaaatatttatattattgtaaggAATTTACATTTATtcctataaatattttttttcttataaagtgGTCTATAGGAAACTCAAGAGTTGGATAACTTACCCGATTAATTCTGATGGACAATTAATCAAGTGGTAAATAAATAAGGTGAGATGGATGGTCCTCTCTccgtctatatatatatatatatatatatatatatatatatatatatatatatatatatatatatatgtccacATTTTCCATCAAAAGTGTTGGACTTAAGAATAGTGTAAAGGATAAcacataatatatgtatatagaaaagagagagaaactCATACATCTCTATTGAAGCCACTGAAGCACCAACATACAAGACCTTGTTGCATTCAAACAATCATCACCATGTCGACAAGTATGTATTCTACTTATCTGTAATGATCATACAGTTCAAGATCCGTGGATTCCTGTTAGTGTTCTTTTACGCTGTTCCTGATTATAACATATAGTGTTATTAGTTCATGGTACTTTTATTGATTCTTACATGATGATTCTTTTGATGATTCTTACATGTGGCATTAGAGCCAGGTTACCGAACGTATGATTATTCCATCAATATAAGTAGCATCCATACATGGTCAATGTTATATTATCTGGACTTATAATCATCATCAATTAGTATTCATCTGATTATTATGTGTTTACTATATATTgctatatatgttatatgatGTGTTTGCCTGGAGATATTATGTTGGctccaaattatgattataatctCACATGGTCATATTTGGCTATTATGTTTTGTCAAATTTTATGGGTTATTTTGAGTACTACCCACAGGAGTACTTGGAATATTAAACTAGTGAATAAATTTAAGTACTGCCACaggagtatttaaattttaatcttaTGGAAAGATTTAAGTACTACCCACAGGAGTATTTAAATCTTGATCTTATGGAAGGTTTTGAGAAACCCACAGGAGTGCTTGAAATCCTTGAActgaaagatttattttatgTGTTACCTTAAGATTTGATTCTTGTATCTCTTTGCAGTCAATACAACTTCGGCTCTTAATTCTTACGCTACATCTATTGTTAAGCTCAATGGAACCAACTACTCAGAATGGAAAGAGCAAGTTGAGTTCTCATTGGGAGTTCTTGAATTGGACATGGCTCTTATAAGGGATAAACCAAGTCCACTTACTGAGTCAAGTACTCCCGAAGAGAAAAAGTTCCATAATGATTGGGAAAGATCCAATAGATTGAGCATGATGTTTATGCGGATGGTGGTTGACACTAACATTAAGTCATCACTTCCTACCACTGATAATGCTAAGGAATACTTAAAGAATATTGAGGAAAGGTTCAAGACAACAGATAAATTCATTGCGGGGAAGCTGATGATAGATCTTGTAACCATGAAGTTTGATTGTTCTCGCACCATGAATGCTCATGTCATTGAAATGATCAACCTTGCTGCCAAACTTAAGAATTTGGGATTGGCAATGGATGATGCTTTCCTTGTCCAGTTTATTCTAACTAGTTTGCCTCCGCAATATGAACCATTCAAGATTCATTACAACACTATTACGGAAAAGTGGAGTTTGAATGAATTGACTAATAAATTGGTTCAGGAGGAATCTAGGCAAGGATTACAAGGTATTAAGGCTGCTCATTTCACTCAAGGAACTGCTAAGCAGGCCGGGAAAAAGAACAATTAAAGAACATCATTTAAGTCTAATGAGTCTGATCAACCATTAAAGAAGAAAAGGAAGGATAATGTATGCAAATTCTGTAAGAAGCCTGAACATTTCCAGGTTGATTGCAATAAACGTAAGGCTTGGTTCGAACAGAAAGGTAACCCAATGGGTTTTGTAAGTTATTTCGAATCAAAGCTAACTGATGTTCCTTCCTCTACTTGGTGGATAGACACCAGTGCTAATGTTCATGTTTCGAATTCCATGCAGGGATTCAGTACGATCCAAATTACAAATCTAAGTGATtaggattttatttttatgggAAATAAAGACAAAGCTCCGGTGAAAGCTATTGGAACTTATCGTCTTAATTTAAGTAGTGATTATGTATTGGACTTGTTCCAAACACTTAATGTACCGTCTATTCCCTGTAATCTTATTTTTGTAAGCGCACTTGATAAGGCTCGATATATTTTTGAGTTTGGAAATGGAAATTTCAGCTTGTTTAAAGATTCCAGTTGTATTGGTTCTGGAATTTTGATTGATGGTTTTTACAAGCTAGAATTTAAGACTCCAAATGCTGAAATAAATTTTACCCTGCATAATAAAGAAACAAAGCCCAAGTCATCCAAAGATGACACGTACTTCGTGTGGCATAAAAAGCTGGGACATGTATCCAGTGAAAGAATCAAACGATTAATTAAGGATGGTATTCTTCCACAAATGGATTTTAATAATGTTCCAGCATGTGTTGATTGTATTAAGGGAAAAACAACAAAGAA of Daucus carota subsp. sativus chromosome 3, DH1 v3.0, whole genome shotgun sequence contains these proteins:
- the LOC108212476 gene encoding uncharacterized protein LOC108212476, giving the protein MDEFNGKGNLIDQGYKYESLMTSMGHCDIILCKMFKTYLKGSSPMWYRSLRPDQSALNTTSALNSYATSIVKLNGTNYSEWKEQVEFSLGVLELDMALIRDKPSPLTESSTPEEKKFHNDWERSNRLSMMFMRMVVDTNIKSSLPTTDNAKEYLKNIEERFKTTDKFIAGKLMIDLVTMKFDCSRTMNAHVIEMINLAAKLKNLGLAMDDAFLVQFILTSLPPQYEPFKIHYNTITEKWSLNELTNKLVQEESRQGLQGIKAAHFTQGTAKQAGKKNN